In Quercus robur chromosome 10, dhQueRobu3.1, whole genome shotgun sequence, a genomic segment contains:
- the LOC126702517 gene encoding aspartic proteinase nepenthesin-1, whose amino-acid sequence MASLSLFIFVTLAILVILFVNPTFSTSRRALKHKKVQTGFRVTLKHVDSGKNLTKFERIQRGMKRGQLRLQRLSAATTASSDAAQVEAPIHAGTGEFLMNLAIGTPPESFSAILDTGSDLIWTQCKPCRQCYDQPTPIFDPKKSSSFSKLSCNSQLCSALPASTCASDGCEYIYQYGDYSVTQGILASETFTFGDKVSIPNVGFGCGSDNEGDGFSQGSGLVGLGRGPLSLVSQLEEPKFSYCLTSLDDSKTSSLFLGSLSSVNSTQKKSITTTTLTKNPSQPSFYYLSLKGISVGGTRLDIDKSTFEVQDDGSGGLIIDSGTTLTYIDGHAFNALKKEFIAQTKLPVDSSGVSGLDLCFTSPSDTSDVEVPKLIFHFNGGDLDLPAENYVVTDSSSGLLCLALGSSGNSGMSIFGNIQQQNYLVIHDLAKETLSFIPKQCDGL is encoded by the coding sequence ATGGCTTCTTTATCTTTATTCATATTTGTTACACTAGCAATACTTGTCATCTTATTCGTTAACCCTACGTTTTCCACCTCAAGGAGAGCTCTTAAGCACAAAAAAGTGCAAACCGGTTTCCGGGTCACACTCAAACATGTTGATTCAGGTAAAAACCTCACTAAATTCGAGCGAATCCAGCGAGGAATGAAGCGAGGGCAACTCAGGTTGCAGAGGCTTAGTGCAGCCACCACAGCCTCATCAGATGCTGCACAAGTTGAAGCACCAATACATGCAGGCACAGGTGAGTTTCTGATGAACTTAGCTATTGGTACACCACCAGAGAGCTTCTCAGCAATCCTAGACACCGGCAGTGATTTGATATGGACTCAATGCAAGCCTTGTAGACAGTGTTATGACCAGCCCACACCAATTTTCGATCCCAAAAAATCATCTTCTTTCTCTAAGTTATCATGTAACAGCCAGTTATGTTCAGCACTACCCGCCTCAACGTGTGCTAGTGATGGTTGTGAGTATATCTATCAATATGGTGATTATTCTGTGACACAAGGCATTTTGGCTAGCGAGACCTTCACGTTTGGTGACAAGGTTTCAATTCCCAACGTTGGCTTCGGTTGTGGGAGTGACAATGAGGGAGATGGGTTCAGCCAAGGTTCAGGCTTGGTGGGTCTTGGACGTGGACCCTTGTCGTTGGTTTCACAGCTTGAGGAACCcaaattttcttattgtttaacTTCCCTTGATGATTCAAAAACTAGTTCACTTTTTTTGGGGTCTCTATCAAGTGTGAATAGCacgcaaaaaaaatcaatcaccacaaccactttaaccaaaaATCCATCTCAGCCATCTTTTTATTATCTTTCTCTTAAAGGGATCTCTGTTGGTGGCACTCGCTTGGACATTGATAAATCCACTTTTGAGGTACAAGATGATGGTAGTGGTGGCCTAATCATAGACTCTGGCACAACCCTTACTTACATTGATGGTCATGCTTTTAATGCACTCAAAAAAGAATTCATTGCTCAAACTAAACTTCCTGTGGATTCTTCGGGTGTCTCTGGCCTTGATCTTTGCTTTACATCGCCTTCTGACACAAGTGATGTAGAGGTTCCAAAATTGATTTTCCATTTCAATGGTGGTGATTTGGATTTGCCTGCAGAAAACTATGTGGTTACGGATTCAAGTTCGGGATTGCTTTGCTTGGCCTTAGGGAGCTCAGGAAACTCAGGCATGTCAATCTTTGGGAATATTCAGCAACAGAACTATTTGGTAATCCATGATCTTGCCAAGGAGACCTTGTCGTTCATTCCTAAGCAATGTGATGGGTTGTGA
- the LOC126703930 gene encoding uncharacterized protein LOC126703930 yields MAGEPRKRNPSLYCHYHQNHGHTTDNCRNLWDHLEQLVREGKLKQLLHHSSGRASQAGSEVRGDASSRLPLGTINVIFTAPGRTGSCPSRVLSVSRSPAEDHSQALKRAKRRVPLILDFLDEDMVGTIQPHEDALVVTLRISGYDVRRVMVDQGSAVDVMYPDLYKGLGLKPEDLTTYNSPLVSFEGRLVTPMGLIRLPVQSGTDVVEVDFIVVDVFSPYTAIVGRPWLHTLKAVSSTLHQKVKYPSGDQVLEIIGSQAAAR; encoded by the coding sequence atggcggGAGAGCCTAGAAAACGCAACCCGAGTTTGTATTGCCATTATCATCAGAATCATGGGCACACGACGGACAACTGtaggaatttatgggaccacTTGGAACAGTTGGTCCGTGAAGGGAAATTaaagcaactcttgcatcacTCCAGTGGAAGGGCGAGCCAAGCAGGTTCCGAGGTACGTGGGGACGCTTCATCAAGGCTCCCCTTGGGTACGATTAACGTTATCTTTACGGCCCCGGGGAGGACTGGATCTTGCCCCTCCAGAGTGTTGTCGGTGTCCCGATCCCCAGCCGAGGATCACTCTCAAGCATTGAAGAGAGCCAAGAGGCGTGTCCCCCTAATTCTGGACTTTTTAGATGAGGACATGGTTGGGACCATACAGCCTCATGAGGATGCCTTGGTGGTAACGTTAAGGATTAGCGGGTACGATGTTAGAAGAGTGATGGTTGATCAGGGGAGTGCTGTGGATGTGATGTATCCAGATTTGTACAAAGGGCTAGGTTTGAAACCAGAGGACTTAACAACTTATAATTCCCCTCTAGTAAGTTTTGAGGGAAGGTTGGTCACTCCCATGGGGCTAATCAGGCTGCCCGTGCAATCAGGTacggatgtggtggaggtggactttatTGTCGTAGATGTTTTTTCTCCGTACACGGCTATTGTGGGTAGACCTTGGCTTCACACCCTTAAAGCGGTTTCGTCCACTCTACATCAGAAGGTGAAGTACCCATCCGGAGACCAAGTGTTGGAAATAATAGGGAGTCAGGCGGCTGCTCGGTAG